One window of the Archangium primigenium genome contains the following:
- a CDS encoding M16 family metallopeptidase translates to MAAKRPVTKPPAPAPTPAPAPAPGSVMLPALHETTTSSGLQVLAAQRGPLPLVAARLVLRVGSAMDPADKHGLADFTARLMRRGTARLSADELDEAIEFVGASFAVGSNEDSLSFYVTSPAEHFPAMLGLLGEMVREPSFPEREVELARERTLASFANDLDDPSSIADRAFTRALWGKHPYGHDVSGSAAHVRTFTREDLVRFHRERLGPKVALLSVVGAVAPGVVAEAAEKAFGGWTGGPERPEPVPATGKMASGRILLVDKPDQTQTQVRLGGPGFRMGHADYFPSAAMNNVLGGGFTSRLVNEVRVERGLTYGISSYFEMLDVGGVFAISTFTQTERTREMLDVSLAEVGKVRESGITAAELKKAQRYMAGLYPLRTETNESVASVIADIRVHALGDDWVQKFRERLFAVKPRQTQEMAAKYLFPQAPLIVLLGKASVVKKQLKGLGSVSVVPASDYE, encoded by the coding sequence ATGGCCGCCAAGCGTCCGGTGACGAAGCCCCCGGCCCCCGCGCCGACGCCTGCCCCGGCTCCGGCCCCGGGGAGCGTGATGCTGCCCGCGCTGCACGAGACCACCACGTCCAGCGGGCTCCAGGTGCTGGCGGCCCAGCGGGGCCCCCTGCCGCTCGTGGCCGCGCGGCTGGTGCTGCGCGTGGGCAGCGCCATGGACCCGGCGGACAAGCACGGCCTCGCGGACTTCACCGCGCGGCTGATGCGCCGGGGCACGGCCCGCCTGAGCGCGGACGAGCTCGACGAGGCCATCGAGTTCGTGGGCGCGAGCTTCGCGGTGGGCAGCAACGAGGACTCGCTGTCCTTCTACGTGACGTCCCCCGCCGAGCACTTCCCGGCGATGCTGGGGCTGCTGGGCGAGATGGTGCGCGAGCCGTCCTTCCCCGAGCGCGAGGTGGAGCTGGCGCGCGAGCGGACCCTGGCGAGCTTCGCCAACGACTTGGATGACCCCTCGTCCATCGCGGACCGGGCCTTCACGCGGGCGCTCTGGGGCAAGCACCCCTACGGGCACGACGTGTCGGGCAGCGCGGCGCACGTGCGCACCTTCACGCGCGAGGACCTGGTGCGCTTCCACCGCGAGCGGCTGGGGCCCAAGGTGGCGCTCCTGTCGGTGGTGGGCGCGGTGGCGCCGGGCGTGGTGGCCGAGGCGGCGGAGAAGGCCTTCGGTGGGTGGACGGGCGGCCCGGAGAGGCCCGAGCCCGTGCCGGCGACGGGCAAGATGGCCTCGGGGCGCATCCTCCTGGTGGACAAGCCGGATCAGACGCAGACCCAGGTGCGCCTGGGCGGCCCGGGCTTCCGCATGGGCCACGCGGACTACTTCCCGTCCGCGGCGATGAACAACGTGCTGGGTGGCGGCTTCACCTCGCGGCTGGTGAACGAGGTGCGCGTGGAGCGCGGCCTCACCTACGGCATCAGCAGCTACTTCGAGATGCTGGACGTGGGCGGTGTCTTCGCCATCTCCACCTTCACCCAGACGGAGCGCACGCGCGAGATGCTCGACGTGTCGCTCGCCGAGGTGGGCAAGGTGCGCGAGAGCGGCATCACCGCCGCGGAGCTCAAGAAGGCGCAGCGCTACATGGCGGGGCTCTACCCCTTGCGCACGGAGACGAACGAGTCGGTGGCGTCCGTCATCGCCGACATCCGGGTGCACGCGCTCGGGGACGACTGGGTGCAGAAGTTCCGCGAGCGGCTGTTCGCCGTGAAGCCCCGGCAGACGCAGGAGATGGCGGCCAAGTACCTCTTCCCCCAGGCGCCGCTCATCGTGCTCCTGGGCAAGGCGTCCGTGGTGAAGAAGCAGCTCAAGGGGCTGGGGTCGGTGTCGGTGGTGCCGGCCTCGGACTACGAGTGA